The DNA region GGTAGCTTCCTTACGGACGGTGTCCAAACCGGCCTCACAGCGGCGGCAGGGGCCAGCCCTAGATGACAGGAACGGAAGCTCCCAGGCTGAGGTCCAGGGACCAGCAGGAGAGGTTTGAGGATTTGCCGAGAAGAGTGATGCGCCCTCCATTTTCCGGGGGAAGAGGCCGAGCTAGAGGGTAGGTCGAGGCCAGGGAAGTACTTGCTTTTCCACATGGTGGAAACATCAATGCAGGACTTACAGCGCATGCATCACCTGAAAGGTCCTCTCCAGtggctgggggggaggggggaggggcgggcGGTGGCCTTCGAGCCCCTTTCTCTGGGCCTGATTCCTAGcctggtttgggggtggggggtggcggtGAGGGGCCCGGCGCCTGGGCCCTGGGTCAGGAACGCATCAGCAAAGCTCCACTTCTCGTCCACGTTCGGGGTAAAGGAAACCTTCAGCCCCGACAGACGTGCTTGCTGCTGAGCGGGGGACACCGGGCAGCGTGCGAGTGAGAGCTCCGAGAACAGGGACAGCGGCGGCGGCGACGCGAGCCCGGCTTCCCGCCCGGGCGCCCGCGGTGCTGAGCGGCGTCCTGCCTGGGGCGCTCACTGCTTGTCCGAGTCGCTGAGGTTCACCGACATGCACCGGCACTGCTTCACCTTCTGGATTTTTTTGAGTCGGAAGGGGGGGTCCAGCCCGGGGCATTCGAGCTCCACGAGCACGGAGGTGACCCGCTGGGGCTTGCAGAAGGCGCAGGACTGGAAggactcctcctccttcttcacgTGCCGCGGGATGTAGAAGGAGTTGCACTGGCCGTAGCAGAAGCGGTTGAGGACCGTGCGGCTACGGCAGCCCTCCTCGCTCACCGTCTGCCGCAGCGGCTGCGTCTTGCACCAGTCACTCTTGAGGTACTTGCGCTCGGTGACCACCAGGGCCTCCTGGCTGGAGGCCAGCACTTCCTTGATCTGGTGCTGCCATCTCTCCGAGTTGTTGCTGCTGCCGTCCTTGTAGGGAGAGGGGATGGCCCCTGCGGGGCGGTTCTTCCGGGCCTCCGTCACCTTCACCAGCACGGCCACCAAGAACAAGGACAGGGAGAGCTTCCAGGACAtcctgcaaagaaaaaagagttaGAGGGGTTGGCTGGAAGGCCGGTAGAGGGAGGTATTGTGGTTCCTTTAGTGCCTTTGGGTTTATTACCCGGAGCAACTGTCAGGTGGGGCGGCCGGGGGCGATGCATGGCTACTGGTGGCCCAGGGGCAACCCGCAGTAGAGAACTTACGTGCACATATGTGGAGAGTGACGACGACGGTGTCCCAAATGCTGCCCGGATGGCGAGCAGGTGGACAAAACTGACAAGCGAATATTTTAGAATATACTAGAACACATACACATGGAGAGATGCTACAGAAGAATCATAAAGCAAATGCTGTCAAGAAATAGCCCAAGCTAGTTGTGCGAAAGTTCCGATAACAGGAACCAGTGTTCACTGTGCTTGATTATGTGCCAAGAACAGCCCAAACTGTCTTACTTGTGGACATGGTTCTATCCTCTGAATCCAAAATAATTGGCACAGCGAGCAGCGTTCTTTGACTCTGACCCTTAGCAGCCAGGTGGGATTCTCTTTTTTCTGGTCTTGGCTGACTAATGTGCATACCAAGTGGCCAGCACCATCTGCCAAGGCTCCATTGTTTGGTGATTTTCATTGGCACTGCTTTGCTTTATACTTTGTCTCTGTCAGGTGTTGCTTAGGTGACTCACCCCAAATTGTGGATGCATTAAAGGCCTGGGGACCTACAGAGAGGAGCGGCTGGCACCATAGAGATGCTTAAGTTGGCCACCTGCCTTAGTAGGGCAACAGAGAGGATAGGTCCCTAGCACTCCCCCAAAAAGGAGCACAGGAATGGGTGAGACCAGTGCTAATTTAGTAGTAATTAATTGGCTATGGTCCTGTGAAGACCTAAAGACTCACACAAAACAGAGGAGGGGCCGTCCCAGGGTCTATGTGTGTTAGCCATGTTGGGCCACCCAGGGGTAAGGACTTGCAGGTCTGCCATTGGCTGTGAGGGCAGAATTGTATAATAATGGGAGTCTGCATTGCTCTGTCCTCTCTGAGCTGGGTCTGCTAGACCTTGTCCAAGGACAATATGCCACTGCAGGATTGAGGGAATGTTTCCGCTGCCAGCGCACATAGGAGAATACTCCTGACCAGGATAACACAACATCCCACTGACCAAAGGGACATAAAGATCTACAACCCCTTATGTTGCCGTTGTCTTCCTTGCCGTCATTTTTTGTCCCCTGACCTGTGGACCTTCTAAGGTGGACTGGACCACTCTGGAGAAAGAGGTGGCAGAATATAAGACAAGTGGAGGGACTCCCCATCCCCCCAACAGACACACACACCTCCAAGTATTTCCAGCAACAACCTACAAGGTCCAGTGAACCCTGGATGGGGAGGATACTGAAACCAGACTAGAAATTCAAAGCATTTGTTAAGATTTTGTTCAGCAGGAAGGAGAAACAGCAGCTGACTGGTTGCTAAGGGTTTTCAACAAGGGGTCTAAATTATCTCTACCACCCCACCCCAGTCAAGACAATCGGCAGGCATTATTGCCAAGGGATCCAAATGACATAATTAACTTCAGAATTCTCCCCACCTCCATGATAAATTTATCCATGACCAACAGggtccttttatatttaaaagggCGAAGGGCTGTCCCCATATCTGGGGTAAAAAGACCAACAGTACAAAGGGAGAAAGGGACCTCCTATGTAAAATAAGAATGGTACAGTGGGCATATAAGCATTTTGATGCACAGCTCAATAAAAATTTTGTCCAAGGTGTCAAAGAAAAAGGGGCAGATTAGTGGCTGAGAGTCTTTAATATGGGATCTGAGTGACTACTCTCAtcctcagcaaaaaaaaaagaggcaattgGTTGGTGTTACTAAAGACTCTGGGGCCCTCCactattgattaaaaaaaatttataaaacaaacaagagaaggaaaaaatttctAAGACCTTAACAAATGGTCTTTAGAAAACTGCTTAATGGAATTATATATGGTTGACATCTGATTATGGGGCAACTCTAAAGAGGTCTGAGAGGACCTAGCCACATTCATATAATTACAAAAATGAGGCTCGGCAATAGAACCTCATTAAATTCAGGGCCATAAAACTGTCAAATTCCTGGGGATCATCTGGTTCCCTTATCTAACTTGATTCCCACCACCATCAAGCACAAATCCATCTGAGGCACTAAGACATGTACAATACCTATGAGACATTTTCATGCTCTGGAGGTAAAGCATCCCACAGCTCTCACTCTCATTGCAGCCTATATACAAATCCACACTTAGCTCTGCTGCTTTCCACTGGGGAGAGCCCCAACAATGTGCCTTACAATTAGTACAAAAGGCCATTTTCCATGCTGTGCCCCTTGTCCCACTaggaatggattttaaattaGAAACCTTGGCTACTTCCAGCTATGCCTCTTGGAGTCCTTGGACTAAGTACAGCAAATCCTCACTGCTTAATGAGctcttaaaagaagaaatttttaacaAGTGCACACCTGGTCAACCTGCACATACAGATTCCCATAAAACCATGGGTGAGGGAAGATTCCTAGCAGGAACTCGGCAGGGCCACTGAAGCCTACCTGGTAAAATGAAGAAGATGCCTACAGGAGAGGGTTAACCACACAAACAGGGCCTTTCCAAAATACAGGAGGATGTGGCTTCCCCCAAGTGCAGCCCCTTGCCCATAGATAGTGAGGTGCTGGTTATGGCATCCCCATCAGCCCTTCCTCTAGCCAAGTAGGGAGCCCCTTGGGACCAATTATCTGACATGGAGAGGGAGTAGCTATATCTCACCAATAACAGCATTATCTTTGCACATAATGCAGCTTGCTGGAGGGTTAAGGAGGGTTAAGGCATATCAGTTGGCCTCAAGCACCCCACTTACCCAAGATGGCCATTTGGGGTCTGATCAATTAGCAGAGCTGGAAGCAGTCCAGTTAGCTCACCAGGATGTTCTGAGCAACCAGTTTCCCAGTCTTGGAATCCTCAATAATTCTTGGGCAGGGGCCAAAAGGCTGGCAGGGGATCAGTCCAATGGCAACAAAATAAGTTTCTCCTACAAGAAAGGCCCTTGTTGGGAACTCCACATTGGGAAACAGCTTGCGGGGTCACCCACTTCCTCATGTACTGCCCTCACCACACTAGAATCACTGTTTAATAACACTACAGATAAACTACCTAAAGTTCATCCTTTCATGGCATATATGGCAGGTCCCTCTGAAACTGCTCATTCTGGCTCCTCAAGCTTCCCCCACCAACTGGCTGTGTGGGTCCCTAgcacctcaggcctcagaggcTCTGCTCTGGTGGAGTGAGCACATAAAAAGGAATTTCCCTAGGCCTGTCACGGACCCAAACAGTTACCAAAGGTTGTGACGTGTGCTCCAAAACCAAACACTGGCATCCCATTGGTGGGATCACATTCCATAGGGTGGGGAGAAATCCTTCTTCCATTGCCATATCGATTATTCGGGCACAGTTACCATCACTGCCAGCAGTGAGACTATCGCTACTAAACTGAGGAGTAGAATGGGCTGGGTCACCTTTAGAAGTGAAGAAAAGCTACATCTGGTAGATGCCAGTCACATAAAAAACTGACCTCATTTTACCCTGTCATGAGTGTCCATTAACCAACCATATAAGGCACAACACCCAGGCTGGCAAACACCAGACGTAGGAAGAAACGGTACGAAGATTGGCTGTCATGATATAAGTAGCACATTGTCCATGTTCACCTTGGCTCTAAGGTTTGTATTTTTGCTGACTGCATGGGTCATAGGCTTACTTACTGCCCCAGAAGGCCTCA from Tamandua tetradactyla isolate mTamTet1 chromosome 7, mTamTet1.pri, whole genome shotgun sequence includes:
- the GREM2 gene encoding gremlin-2 encodes the protein MSWKLSLSLFLVAVLVKVTEARKNRPAGAIPSPYKDGSSNNSERWQHQIKEVLASSQEALVVTERKYLKSDWCKTQPLRQTVSEEGCRSRTVLNRFCYGQCNSFYIPRHVKKEEESFQSCAFCKPQRVTSVLVELECPGLDPPFRLKKIQKVKQCRCMSVNLSDSDKQ